TGACTTGACAAGCGGGTCACTAAGGTGTTTTCtgagttttatttaattcactaaataaacacaaaatagatGGTCCCATTTAATATATAAATGGTCTGATTTAATTGAGACATTTCGGCGACATTTATTATACCAAAATATATGATGATATTGTGAAACTATATatacagcaacagaaaatgtggttttatgtgAATTTCACTGATGGAATGGGAGTCAAATTTTTGGCAATGGCGTATTGTCATCAATACTTTGTTAGTGGTTGGCACACGTTAAAAACTGTGTCCGTCTGtatgtgttttcactgtacCAATGCCATGCTTCTCCATCAGCGATATGAGGTCGGCTTCAGTGAGCAGCTGCGGAGGACtcgtctgtccgtctgtcatCTCGATAGCGGAGGGCTGGAACTGGGAGTTCTGCTCATACACTGGAATCACCTAACACATACAAATCAGGTTTATTGGGATATATCTCACACAAGCAAGTATAACAAGTAGTTTAATTAATTTAGAAGCCTTGTGATGAATAAGCTCAGATAAACAAAAATATCAGTGTAGTGAGTTCACAGAGTTCATAGTCTGTCATCAATGCAAACACAACGTACCTTGGTGCTCCACCTGTCATATGGATAAACGTCCAGGTAGTTTCTTGCAATGATCATGAGTCCCGAAGTGGAGAACTTCTCCTGGGCGATGTCTATGTCCACCACGGTCTCTTGCCCCAGAGCATCCTGGGATACACAAGCCAGGAAGTGCCGGACAATGAACTCATACAAACGTCCTTCGTTGCCCTGGACACAGAAGAATCATAACTTTTTTAGTCCACTTGTCATTATTGTTTAAAGAAATGTCTtcagatttgtgtttgtttgacctACTTGTAGTGTATGGCTGTACTTGGTGGGGTGTATGGGGGGGTGGGCTTGGTCAGATTTCTTGCCCTGCCGTGGATTGGGACCCCCAGGCTGGTCAAGCACCCGCTGGGCGAACGTCCCCCAGACTGGgctttgtgtctgctgctccACCAGGGGGCCGAGAGGCAGGTTTGCAGGaaaaatgtttgtctctgtacGGGGGTAGCTGATATACCTGAGCACACACAGTCAACTTCACAGAGAGAACGCTTTGGAAAAAGTGACATTGCAGGTAAACTTATCTATTAGGCGCCTGAAACATGCAACCTTGCCAGATGGTGACTTCTAATGTACAAAAATAGGCATGACTTTGAGGTGGTGTAAACAAAAAATGCATATGACCATTTCACTGACACCACAAAGCCTCAAATAAGGTGGCTTCAGGCCAGCGATCTGACTGAAACAAGttcaaatgaaacatgaaaaataatgtggGAGgataaactgataagaacatTAAGCATATGGTCTGACTAAGACAATACGTTACTGTGTGGACAGCAGTATGCATGCACATTATCTAACATGCACTCACCCTTGGGTATAGAGTTTTTCTGCAATTTTCATGGTCTCTTTAGCGCTTATTCTTAGCTTCCGAGATGCCAGTTTCTCCATTTCCTGTTGGTGAGATAAAGGTAGAAGTCTGTTCAGAGTGGAACAAATTAGCGAGGGGGTTTTGTTAGGAGGAtccaggacacagacagacaaaatgtttttttacaccATTAAGAGACACCTTTTCTGATGCAGCGTATGTACAAGTGTGGCTCTTTGACTTTGCATACTTACCACAGTGTCCAAAGGCAACGGTCTCCACTTGCTCTTGGGTTTGCTGGTTACTGAGGTGACTGTTGCTATGGGATCctggaaatgaatgaaaggatGTTCTCATGTGTACTTTTCTACACGTGGCTTTTAGCCCAATTTATTCAGGCAAGTCGACAACACATTCAGATTTACAGCTGTGTCCTCCGGAGAACAtagctgcaggtggaggagaggttACACACATGTGGATGCATTTACACCACaaagtagacacacacacacacacacacacacacacacacacacacacacacacacacgcatgcacacacacacgcacacgcacacaattgGTCAGTCACAGTCCATGGTGCCTTTTTAGGTGGGCAATTATCAGtgtatttttgcagtttttcagtatgaatacatttttcacccattattttttttttcttttcccatttTGTCTTTATTCGATTGCAATAGTTGTGATACAGACATGAAACATGGGAAAGAGAATGGGGTTTGACATGTAACAATGTGCCCAGTGTGTAAACGAACATAAGAGGTCACGGCGGTTCAGGTTTTCAAGTTTTGGTGACATAGCAATTCAAATTACCTTATTTAATTAGCATATTATGAGAATAGAACATAACCACCTAAAGGACTGAGGGATTATaggaaatataataatataatatatatatatatataatataatataagaaaaATAGCACAAATAAAAATGCTCATCATTCAGAACTTCAGTGTTACATTCACATGCATAAACTAATAAAGTAAGCAGCATAACAAAATCGATAATGTGACTGACTTAAATGACTTTTGATAGTCACGGGTTTGGCCTTTCCTTGCAGATGTAAACAACTCAGCGATGTTTAAAGTCTCTGCTGAAGTGTTATCTGCACAGCACACATTAAATAGAAAATGGCTTAAAAGAACCTCAGATTTGTCACATCAACTGTTCTAAACAATGAACTCACAATAGCAACAGCTGACTGACCTAAAAAGTGTACCAGTACATCTTGATGTTGATCAACACAAATCAACTTCAAATTCTAATATTAAGGAGGACTTAAGAGATTTCTAATTCATTTTAAGACTCCAACAGAGAGCCTATCAACGCATGGATTCATATCTATACGCAGTAATGTGCCCAGTATAAACGCGCAGGCACGTACCTCCATGCAGATCTGGTACAGCACCAGACAAGCTGTGTGGTTGAAGAGACGGTTTCTTTTCCAGTTGAACTCTACagtgtcctcctccacctcatgCAGCACTGAGACAAGGACAGACATAAAGAATAGAAGGACTGAACAGGACTGAGTATCACAATAAAGACAACAATAAAGGAAGgagtctctgcctgtctgtattCTTCACTTTTCTCAACAACTGTTCATTTGGTCAACTTAACACTTGGAGAGTGTATTGCTGGGCACCCGGGGAAGTGCAGTGTGAGTTGTTTAAATCTGCAAATTTGAAGATATCACTAAAATACAACTTGACCTCTCAAATATGCCGACACTAATACCACCTCTCTGATATGGCGGCCTCTCTACCTCAGATGTGTATGCATAACATGAGAACTGTTCATCCGATTGACTTCATACTTGGTGGATATATTGCTGACGACCAACGGGAGTACAGTGTTAAGTGACGTCACTTGGATGAGAGGTACAAAAGGTGCAAACAATCAGCCTCTGAACAGGCACACATCCCCCCCCACATCGTAGCCAAGTATTCAGCCCGCTCTGAACAACGCTGCACTAGTCAGTTTAAATTCTGAATACCTACATCTCCATTGgatctgtgtgtgggtgaattAGTACCTTTGATCTTGTAGAACGTCTCAGGTATGAAAGCCTGGATGGCTTTGAAGCGCTCCACAACGAAGCCCAGAGTGGGAAACTGACAGCTGCCATATGAGATCAGCTGGTTGGCCAGAGACTCTGGAAAGATCCTCTGCAGGCGAAGTGTCTGGAATCGAGTGAAAGATGCACCTGAGGAAGATAAGCACAGGAGAGAGAACGGGGTGTGGTTATGCTGTATGAACCATTTACTGTCGGGCCATCCCATAATTGTGAAGGAATCTTTTTCACCTGCGTTTGTATGTAATCATGTATTATTCTGTGCAGTTTCAGAGCGCTACCTTACCTATCCGCAGGTCCAGCTCCTGACGGACGTCGACAGCATCGCTGATGTTAGCATCTGGCTCCGTTAGCGTCTCACAAGCTCTCCGAATAGAGTTGGTGGTGATCTCAGAAAACTTTGCCCGAAAGACTTGTAAATTTGGCTTCACTAAAAAccacacatacaaaacacacacactcgattAGGAGGGACGATCTGTGGATGACAACAAAACAGTCCACACATAATACTATTATACCTGCTTTGCAGACATCTATGACTTCAAAGCCaatgttttctccctctctgtcacaaTCAGTCCAAATGACCAAGGCCTGACACTGCCTCACCTCTTTCTCCAGGGTCCGCTAAAGAGATAGAGTGGCAGCGAAAAGAACAAGGCAGGAAAAAAGAGGATTTGATTGAAAAAAGTCTTTCACATCCATTTCTGTTATCCATATTCATCATTATttcctttaaatgaaaatgaaaagggtTGCCCTCTActgctgagagatgagaaagcaaaaaaatgttcatcatcTGGGCAAGGACTTAAACTGCCACAGTGACTATTACTAATATCAATCAAACctcaaaataacacacacaatgtggTTAAAGACAGATCCCATGGGGATCATCATGCAAATACCAAGTCAAGATTTGTCTTTTGATTTGTGACTCCTGAAAGGACGGACAGTAAATAACATACCTTGATTTGTATCATGTTATCTGGACAATACTTCTCAACCTCAGCATCAAATAACAGCACAGGATTGCAACTGTGCCTTTGGAGAGAAAAGATGCAAATACAATCCGTTGTTATGACACTGTGTGATGCtacatatacaaaaaaaaaaaaaaagaaaaacaacaggataCTACTTTAACTCACCATTTCTGGAACGGTGCTTTAAACTCCATAGCCAGTAAATGGCCTGATACTGATGTCATTGTCACTGTCACATTCTGGAGAAATAATGAAACCAGAATAGTCAGACTACGCAAAACACAAAAGACCAGATATACAGGTgcatgtgtacatatatatatatatatatatatatgtatatatatatatattatttcattGTATTCACCTACCTGACCAAAGAGATGATATTCATACTCATAGATCTTGTTAAACTTTGACATCCCCTCCCTCTGAAATGGAAAAGACGATAATAAATAGAGgaacaacagaggagaaaacattaAGGAACAACAGGGGTTCCCCATTTGTCCCACTTATCATTTGTATAAATAACTCTGACTATAAATAACTCTGTTTTATGATTTCTCAATATGGATTACTATTGTGGGATGCATGATCagttgcagattttttttcttgattcatTGTTTGGTATATAAAATGTCAGGGAAATAGTAGAAAATCACAACTTTGTAACAATTTTGTAATCCAGTGTGGGGTGGGCCACACACAAACTGGAACAATTCACTCACAATGAGGAGGCAAATTTATCCCTGAATTCTCATATTGGAGAAACTGGaaacagcaaacatttgatttgaaatagGACTTAAACGAATGATCAATGATCGAAATAGTTTCCACTCTCTGTCCATTGATGAATCGTGGCAGCATTATACTGACTGTTGACACTATCTGTTGGGGGGTTTTGTTGTGGTGGTGAGGGGACGGGACTGACCCTCCTGGACCTGCCGCTGGACATGATCTCTGAGATCCCTTTGGCTGCATCATTCTTCTCGGCAACACACAGGACCCGCTTGATCTGAGCCCGGCTCCGGATCATGTCTGCCTGCTGCGTTTGGTCCGGACACAGACCTCTCTGCACCGCACAGAAGCCCCTCCGTCGGACCCCTAGTCCCGACTGAAGCAAAGATCTCCCGAGGAGGTGCACTAGCATACCTGGCAGCTCTCACATGAAGCAGCCGGTCTCTCCGCTgtattagcatgttagctggCGTGGCTGTTAGCTAAAGCCATCGTATCCACTCCCAAACACTCCAAAGAGCAACAAAAATGGCCACCAGTCCTCTAACTACACTCACGGTAAATTAAGTGGAGGAAGATACGCTAACCCATCAAACTTTTGTTAGTTAATAACTTTATGAGGAGACACATCGACCTCTGACAGCGGTACTGTTAGCTGGCTGTTTACAAATTCCCCGCCCGCCTGTCAAACTCTGCCGTAATCAAGGTCGTAATACTGTCGTAAAATCCAGGTACTACCAACTACTACTGAATAAATAcgtttataataataattcaataacTATTACTATTGTCCACATGCAATGTGCAGCACGTCTTGTATTATTATCAATTGTACATTTTTCATAATAATCATTAGGTAAATGATAATGTTAACGTTACATAGAAAATCCACCCTAAATCTGAATTTGCACTTTGACATTTCAGAATCTGCAAAACAATttagtggggttttttttaaataaaatctacAGATTCAGTATTTTTAGATGTGGTATATTTGAATTTGACAACTTTCTGACCATATAACCAAGCAATTTTTACTCAGCCAAAATTCCTGACAGTAAAGTGGGAGCTCTGAAAAGGCCTTCATGTcaagtcacattttatttacaggTCTATGATTTCATAACAATTCTGTATGGGAAGAATAGAGCATGTAATCAGACAGATCTTGAAGCTCAATTTGATTTGCAGAGTAATTTCAGGACGCATGCAAACTTCCTTTTGAATCAAACCTGCAGTAATACCACTGAACAACTTCCAAAATAAACaatatgtgaaaaatgaaaaatgttgagATGTTTGAGGGACTGATGTGACCCCAGTATTTCTAAAGTCCTGGGaattaaagctgctttaattaaagacaaataccttgtaaactgtaaaataaaaatgtatgacGGAGTGACTTTAAAGGAAACGTATCACAAACTCATTATGATCATGTAAAGTACTCATCTGTTAAATTTCTGTTTCAGGGTGGAATTTCTCCAGATGGGCGGAGAAGCGGTCACCTGACATGTCTACAACCAGCTGGGTAAATATGGCGTCTGTCTCAGGATGTGAAAATGACATGTAGCGCTTCTCTGCTACGCTGTTTTCTGTCGCACCAACTCCAGCTCCCAGCGCACTGACGCGATGGACACGAAGACATGAAGAGGACGAAGAGAGGAGCGCTGCACTGATGCTGCCttcatctgttgtttttgtcgCCCGCACAGCTTGAATGCTCCGCTGTCTGCCCGGATCCTGCGACTGGCGCAAGATAATTGCTTTTGTTAACAGACACACTGATTTGTATTTCTGTCGAGGCGTCTGGTTTCATTTTTATCTGACAAAAATCAAGGCTCTTGTCCTGTAGACTGGCTCCTGCAGGGCCACAGCTGGATTTTGGGCCCACTTTGCTttgggacccccccccccccccccctttttttttttttaaatgataaaatgagcTTGATTTTTGTGGATCTTCTCCATATGTGGGCTGCTAGAATGAACAGATCTTATAACCTCTGTAAGAAATGTGCAGCAGAATGATCAATCTAACTGTGCTTTACATGGCTGCCGTCCACagctgtgctctgacagctggTTTATGACTATTGGTTGTGCTGCccagtgtgttgtgtttcccATGCCTCGCTTAACAACACCACTATGATAGGCTCACCTGACGTGGTGGCTTTCACTAAAGAGGAAGAGTATGGGCAGACACATCCTGATCCCTTGGCTCTCCCCGAGGAGTTCTCTGTTCCCCTCCATCCCCTGGCTGACTCCAACCCCTGGGCCAAGACCTCCTACGCCAAGTTCACCAAAGACTTCATCCTCATCTCTGAGTTCTCTGAGCAGGTGGGCCCCCAGCCTCTCCTCACCATCCCAGATGACCCCAAAGTCTGTGGCACCTTCGATCTCAACTACTTCTCCCTTCGCATCATGTCAGTGGACTACCAGGCCTCCTTCGTGGGGCACCCGCCTGGCAGTGGCTACCCAAGGCTCAGCTTTGTGGAGGACTCGAGGGTGGTGCTGGGCGACTCAAAGGAGGGGGCGTTCGCCTACGTCCATCACCTTACGCTTTACGACCTGGAGGCGAGGGGCTTTGTGCGACCATTCTGCATGGCGTATGTTTCAGCAGATGAGAGGAAAATCATGCTGCAGTTTCAGGAGCTGTCCCTCCGCTTCTCACAGGCCTCTGAGTGTCTGAAGGCTGGGAACAGGAGAGCTTTTGCCAAGGAACTCCAGAGGAAACTTCGGGACCTCGAGTAAGAACTTCAATTCAACCTTGCAACTCTTACACCACACAGGGTTCAATAGGAATTTATGAAATCCAAATCaattaacatttattaacaaTTAACAATTAATGAAAATACTCTGGAGTTTTCCCTGCTGAAACCTCAAACCCAACCAAAATCGATATTGTATCTTGGTCCATAAAAAAACTGCAATTCATCAAATAGCCAAAACCAACTGATGAGCAGTAAATCCGCAATTTTTGGGGTCTCATGGAAGTTCCACGCTTTGTTCATTTCGTAATCCAGCCGTGAGTAATAGTACTTCCATAGTGGTAAAAGTGAGCAACCAATAGAGCAGCAATGCCATCCCCGTGCTCCGAGCATGTCTAACAACATAACTGAATCCTAACCCTGATCTTACAGTTAATAATGTGCCCTGCTGCAGGTGTTTCTTGTGTAGAGGTTTCTCATTTACGCTGACTGTTTTCGCTGTGCCGGTATGAACACGTGTGAACCAGTAGCTCTGTTTTCTTCCCTGCAGGTACACTCACTCTGTGCTGCAGAAGGAGGAGGGCCTGCAGAGAGAGGCGGGGCGTCAGTGCATGTACTCTGCTCATGCTGTGGAGAAGGCCAACGAGCTGGCAAACGTGGAAAAGAGCATCTACGAACACAGAGACCTGCTGAGACAGATCAGCTCCTACCATCTACGTCCACGCCGAGATCCTCATGCAGTCACCTGCCAGAAATGTATAACTGAGTGCTTGAGTGAGTGTGAGCAGCTGTTAGAGAAATACGCCAAGCTTGCCAAACCTTTCAGTTACACTGACAAACTGGAGAAAGGGGAGGAAGGGCAGGGTCAGATTAATGATGGAGGGGGTGaagaagaggacgaggaggaggatgagggcgTTAAACGCAGGCCGTCCTACACGCCGCAGCTGATCAAAGCTAAGTCTGCAAAATGTTTCGACAAGCGCCTGAAGACCCTGCAAGAGCTGTGCGACAACACTTTCTACGAGGCCACTGTCGCGCTcctgaaggagacagagaggagtttCCGGGGGGACCTGTGTTACCTGCACACACGCCGCTTGGACAGGATGCTACGCAGGAAACAGAGGGTTaccaacttcctgtttgaggaGGACCTcgttgatggtgatgaggatgaggaggaaacactgaaacCATTCTGTGCTGTGAACCATGCTGTAGATAACTATACACTCCACTTAAATCCACCTCCTATTGTGCTCGGACCAGAACCTCTAGAGCTAGATCCTCTGGACCCTCCAGATTCTCTAGACCCAGCCTCTGAGACCAGCCATACCCAAGAGAGTGAGCTTGGGCTTGTGGGGACCCATCTGGAGTCCTCCCCCTCAGACCAGACTCTGGAGACCCAGGAGAGCTCGGATGGGACCAAAGGAAGCTTTAGCAGCGATAAGAGTGGGATGGGTCAGGCAGAGAGGCAACAGAATCTAGCGAGTATGACGTCAGAAGGTGCGGATCCTGATTCTGacctgacccctgaccctgaCCATAACACTGAcctggagagggagagcagcagTGAAGACATGGAGACCACTGCGGGGGAGGATGAGGGTGACAACGAGGGAGAGCAGACGCCTGTGTCTTTGCTGGAAGTGGTGTCTGAGCTGGAGGCCAGCAGGGAGGATGAGTGTGTGGGAGTAACCGATGGGGCTTGTGAGATAGAGTCTGACTTGTTGGTTCCCATAGACACAGCATGCTGTATGTCCCAAGAGGGCTTCCTTTATGAGGCTTCTGCCCCGGAATTGGTGCCTCATCTCAGCCAAAGCTCCCATACACAGCCCTGTCAAACCTCCGTGGTCAACCAGGAGCCCCAGGCCCTACTTCCACTCCAGGACGATTACGCTGTAGGTACTCCTTGCTCAGAAAGCCCCGCAGCCGGGCTGGAGCTGCCCGTGGGGCTGCTTGGAGATGCAGTTCCACGCACATCAGCGGAGGATGGGTCAGACTGCACCATGAGTGCTTCTACAGGTTCTGATCGGGCTACCTCACCTCTTGGCTACGGGGGGGTGGTGACCCTACGTCAAAGGAAGAAGGCTGGACAAGGAGCCCTAAGGTTTGTCCGACAGTACCCCTTTGCCATGCAAGCTCTATGGTGCCTGCTGAGCGGCAGAACCCTGGTGGTGCTTGGGGCAGATGAGGGGAGAGTCCGCAGACTGGTCGCTGCTCTGGCCCTCTTTGTGCCTGGTCCTGGGAAATGTGGGGAGAAGGTTCAAGCCTGGCTGTCCTGTCCCTTCACACTCACTGACCTGCAGAGGTGGAAACTCATTGGATTGCAAAGGTATTTCCAGT
This genomic window from Pempheris klunzingeri isolate RE-2024b chromosome 17, fPemKlu1.hap1, whole genome shotgun sequence contains:
- the top3a gene encoding DNA topoisomerase 3-alpha, translated to MLVHLLGRSLLQSGLGVRRRGFCAVQRGLCPDQTQQADMIRSRAQIKRVLCVAEKNDAAKGISEIMSSGRSRRREGMSKFNKIYEYEYHLFGQNVTVTMTSVSGHLLAMEFKAPFQKWHSCNPVLLFDAEVEKYCPDNMIQIKRTLEKEVRQCQALVIWTDCDREGENIGFEVIDVCKAVKPNLQVFRAKFSEITTNSIRRACETLTEPDANISDAVDVRQELDLRIGASFTRFQTLRLQRIFPESLANQLISYGSCQFPTLGFVVERFKAIQAFIPETFYKIKVLHEVEEDTVEFNWKRNRLFNHTACLVLYQICMEDPIATVTSVTSKPKSKWRPLPLDTVEMEKLASRKLRISAKETMKIAEKLYTQGYISYPRTETNIFPANLPLGPLVEQQTQSPVWGTFAQRVLDQPGGPNPRQGKKSDQAHPPIHPTKYSHTLQGNEGRLYEFIVRHFLACVSQDALGQETVVDIDIAQEKFSTSGLMIIARNYLDVYPYDRWSTKVIPVYEQNSQFQPSAIEMTDGQTSPPQLLTEADLISLMEKHGIGTDATHADHIETIKSRMYVGLTADQRFLPGELGMGLVEGYNSMGYEMSKPNLRAELEADLKLVSEGRKDKQSVLQHHIQKYKTVFIESARKAKKLDEALVPYLGAAQEITEAVQQDMEIQLPVRKCPHCGRDMVLKKKREGNSKYLSCVGYPACKTAVWFPDTVLEVSRDDSVCLTCRPHPVHMLKFKFRRGSLPPMMPLEFVGCIGGCDETLREVLDLKYLRAGGAGGGGGGGTGGGGGGRGDDPRPPAPRPPKPNPPRAPSSNPRPSLPPVPSWTPQPQHPPSGGGVTVDANSDVIVCNCGQDALLLTVRKDGPNQGRQFYKCNAGSCNFFLWADQPSQQGAPQSRGPPPRAPQTSQPPRPSLGFRNTTGGGRGPEGGTAGNVGQMMCNCNETAVTRTVQKDGPNKGRMFHTCGKPRDQQCGFFQWADESAPPPGGFGGGFNGGGDGGRKGRRKAGDATTNKPPAAKKPRTCGICHMPGHTRATCPER
- the smcr8a gene encoding guanine nucleotide exchange protein smcr8a, giving the protein MIGSPDVVAFTKEEEYGQTHPDPLALPEEFSVPLHPLADSNPWAKTSYAKFTKDFILISEFSEQVGPQPLLTIPDDPKVCGTFDLNYFSLRIMSVDYQASFVGHPPGSGYPRLSFVEDSRVVLGDSKEGAFAYVHHLTLYDLEARGFVRPFCMAYVSADERKIMLQFQELSLRFSQASECLKAGNRRAFAKELQRKLRDLEYTHSVLQKEEGLQREAGRQCMYSAHAVEKANELANVEKSIYEHRDLLRQISSYHLRPRRDPHAVTCQKCITECLSECEQLLEKYAKLAKPFSYTDKLEKGEEGQGQINDGGGEEEDEEEDEGVKRRPSYTPQLIKAKSAKCFDKRLKTLQELCDNTFYEATVALLKETERSFRGDLCYLHTRRLDRMLRRKQRVTNFLFEEDLVDGDEDEEETLKPFCAVNHAVDNYTLHLNPPPIVLGPEPLELDPLDPPDSLDPASETSHTQESELGLVGTHLESSPSDQTLETQESSDGTKGSFSSDKSGMGQAERQQNLASMTSEGADPDSDLTPDPDHNTDLERESSSEDMETTAGEDEGDNEGEQTPVSLLEVVSELEASREDECVGVTDGACEIESDLLVPIDTACCMSQEGFLYEASAPELVPHLSQSSHTQPCQTSVVNQEPQALLPLQDDYAVGTPCSESPAAGLELPVGLLGDAVPRTSAEDGSDCTMSASTGSDRATSPLGYGGVVTLRQRKKAGQGALRFVRQYPFAMQALWCLLSGRTLVVLGADEGRVRRLVAALALFVPGPGKCGEKVQAWLSCPFTLTDLQRWKLIGLQRVASPVGSSMLYSLSRYSRYISILDADQKTLRCPSYSGQLLANIADHRTYIRRGSTYFLHLQSTLCRLAAKAFLFTFTHHLHLPVSSTEGPEVVEGRRRCFLQEQLGLGEEDSQILLYLSQLITQHYLQPVGGSGAAAATCFSFNYTTSVLYKI